CGCAGGCAAGGCCTGACAATTACTCGTAGCCCATCGTGGATTAAGGCATCGCAGGAGTGTTTTTGCCAAAGATGTACCAACGCAAGGGGTACTGTCAGCCCTACCTTTCCGAGTCTCCGAAACTCATCTCCTAACCAGGTTTCGTAAACTTTGATTGGTAGACGATTTTCGTAAACTCAATACACGCCGTGGAAGACGATTCTAAGCCCTCACGGGAATGGCAGGCCGTTAATTTTGCGGTTCAGGGAAAGGAGCCATTAATCATAACGGAGCCATACATAGAGGATGATGGCAAAATAGTTGAGCAGTGCCCACGCCACGGCAAAGGTCCGGTCTTGGACTTGCTGGTGGCTTCGGGAGGCAACAAACCGCTTGACAATGGCCACATAGCGGTCGTGGCGAATAAAGTACTGATAGTAGCCAACTAACAGCAGGGCACCCCCGGCGACCGCAATCCCAGGATGAACGATTAGGCGAAAGAAGTGCCCTGAAGCAAAAAGCAGGGTGAGCAAAAGGCAGTAGTTGCTGCTGGCCATGATAACCGTTGCCTTCGCCTCGGGAAAGTCGTCTTTCCGCAACCAGCCGAAGAGCAGGTAGTGGCAATAAAAGACGTAGTCAATGAAGGGCATCTGGCGTTGTTACTGGTCGTGAAAGTACCGCTGCGCCCTTCAATAAATCGGTTAGTTACTTAAAGCCTCGGTCCTGCTAAAGGGCCGGGGCTTTTTTGTGCCTGGAAGCCCGGGCCGCCAACGTGCTGCCGTCCGGTTCCTCGCCGGACTACCGGCCCCTTTTCCGCCGCGCCGAAAGCAGCCAGATGCCGCCGGCCAGCAGCGCCAACGCGGCCCCCCGACGGCGGCTTTGGCCAACGCCGGTGCCGGCACGGCGGGTCTCGCCCGGGCAATGGACGCGTCGGTGAAGGGCTGCCGGTTGGTGACGGCCAGAATCAGGCGCGTGGCTTCGGCGGGTTGGTCCCACTGTGGAAAGTGGCCGCAGTGCTCAAACCAATACAGGCGGGCGTCGGGGAATTTCGCCAGCGCCCGTTTCGACTGGCTCGGCAAACACACCCGGTCCTGCCGGCCCCAGCCGATGAGCAGGGGCCCGGGGATGCTGCCCTTCGCCGCGCCCTGCTGCGCTTCGCCGTGCGCCAGCTGGTCGAGCAACTCGTCGAAGGCGGGCGAGTGGGCGAAGGTGTACATCTCGTCGCGGGCCTGCTGCGCATCCACGGCCCAGGGGCGGGCGGAAAACTGCGGCAACAGCACCGTGCGGCCCACCGCCGAGCTGGCCAGGGCGGGCATCACCGGCTGCAGGGCCTTCACCAGCTTTACCGACACGTCCACCGAATGGTAGAAGAACGGAATCTGCCAGCCCTGCCAGAACCCGCCCGGGTCCAGCGACACCACCGCGCCGAGTACGCCGCCGCGCCGGGCCAGCTCCAGTACCAGGCGGGCGCCCATGGAGCTGCCCACGGCATCAATCCCGAGCAGGTCGTGTTGGGTGAGAAAGCCCGTCACCGCGTCGGCCAAGGTGGCGATGGAGTGGATGCCGTTCAGCTGGGGGGTTTCGCCGTGGCCGGGCAAATCGACGGCAATAACGTCGCGCTCGGCGGCCAGGGCGTCGATAATCGTGTTCCAAGACCGCCAGCTGCCGCCGATGCCGTGAACCAGTAACAGGGGACGGCCGGTGCCGCGGCGGACAAAATGCAACTCCATAAAAGGGAAGAATAAAAACGCGTGAAAAAGAACGTACCGCCCTGTAACAGCCGGCCCGCCGAAATGGCTAAACGAGGCCTGCCCAAAAACGAAATACGGCCCCGAAGGGCCGCAAGCCGCGGGGTAGTGCCCGTGCCTTCCAATGGCCCGCGGCAGACCCGTCGCTTTCACGGCCCTTTTCGGGCCCCTTAGCCTACGGCCGGTTACGGTCGGCTTTAAGGTGCCTCATCACCAGAGCAACCACCTGCGCCCTGTTCTGCAACAGCCACGGGCCGAAGGTAAACGAGGCCCGTTCACTTGAAGGAGGGTATGTTTAGCAATATGCTGAACCCATCACCTAGTATTCGAGCAATTAGAATGCTTTCTGTAATGAGTTTGGGCCTTGTATGCCTTGCACATGCATCAAGCGCGCAAGTGCCCAATTTGCAGGCGTATAAACAAGCCAAAGTTATTCTTCACATCGATAAGACCCCCAAGAAGAAAGTAGAGGGGGTGACTTTTTTCTTTGGTGGAGGCCCCGGCAACGACAGCATCCTTTTTTATGTTGAGAATCGCCGGCTTCAAACCATCGTGCCCGCCCCTGTTTTTCAAGAGGGCAATTGGCTAAAAAGTATCGGCGAGGTGCATTTCGGCTTGAACCACCCGCCCAAGACCATTCGCGTGATTGCTGTTTCGCTAAAACAGAAACAGTACATCAGCTTGCGTGTAGACCGCCGGTACCAACTGATTCGCATGGATTTTTATCCTGATTCGTCTTATGTGACGAAAACAAACAGACCCCTAATTTTTGAGTAGTTCCGTTCACGGCAAGGGCGGTTAAGAGTCTATCAAAACGGTAATTTAAACCATACACCTCAACCATAAGCCTTATGCAGCCAGTTCCCGCGGGGGCGTGCAGAGCGAGGTTACAAAATCTTCCGTCAGCTCATCCAGCGAGTGAATGCGCCGGTGCGCTTCGTGGGCCTCATCGGCTTCGAGGTGCGCGTAGTTGCCTCGCATAATGCGCACCGTACGAAACCCCAGGGGCTTGATGCCTACAAAGTCCTTGCGCGGGTTGTCGCCCACGTAAATTACCTCGCCGGGGGCCACGTGTTCGCGCCGACAAATCAAATCAAACACGTGCGGGTCGGGCTTGGCCCGGTGCCGGCCATACCGGTTGGTGAGGTAGGCATGGCGCACGCGGCCGGCCAGGCCCAAGCCAGTCACCTTGCGCGCCTGCACTTCCTTATGGCCATCGGTGACGATATAAAGCGGCTGGCTACTGAAGCGCGTGAGGCAGCGCTCGGCATCGGGATAGAGCGCAAGTGCCGGAATATGATGCCGATAAGTCCGCAGGCAAGCGCCAACCAACGCTTTGGACCAGCGGCCGTGCTGGTGCAGCACGTTATCAAATACCTCGCCCCGGCCCATGGTGGCTTCCTCGGCAATCATGCCCGCGGCCAGCGCTTCGGCCGGCACGCCCAGCAGCGGGCTCAGGAACTCGGCCACCGCCCGGAAGCCGCTGTGCACGTAGCTCAATTCGGGGTAGAGCGTGTCGTCGAGGTCAAAAACGAGAACGGGCATGGCGCTGCGCTTAATGAGGAATGAATAATTAAGAATGAGGAATTGGTCGCTGGGCTAATGCTTCATTCCTCATTCAAAATTCCTCATTATGATATCGGCTGCTGCCCGCACCTGGCGCAACGGTCCCGCCGCAGGCTGGAACGGAAACAGGTTTAAATCGGCCTCCGCCGCCTCCTGCAAAAACCAGAAAAACGAATCTACTCCGGCCGCGATGCCCAATGTGGAGGCCCCCCCAAAGCGGCAGTTGCACTCAATAATGTGCAGCCCGCCATCGGGGGTGAGCAGGGCTTGCAGCACGAGCGGGCCGTACAAGCCCAGCTTTTCGACAATGGGAACGAGGCGGGACACCAGGCCGGGGGCGTCCAGCGTGGTTGTTATCTGCGATTCGCCGTGAATGATGACGTCGCGGGTGCGGGGCACCAGGCCGCGCACTTTGCCGCTGCGGTCCACGTAGGCATCCACGCTGATTTCCCGGCCCTCGACAAAGGGCTGAAAAATGGGCTCCTGCAGCGCGTGCGCATGGGTCAGGGCCGCCGCTTCCGGTAGGTTGAGGCCCAGGCTCAGAGAGCCCGCGCCGTGCCTTTCCTTCACCACAAAGCCGGGCGTGGCCGAGCCGTGAACATCGGTGGTGATGCCCAGTGCATCCAGCCCCAGGGCCGCGGGGATGATGGGCAAGCCGTTTTCCTGGCCAAAAGTTGAGAACTCCAGCTTGTCGATGCAGCGGTTTATGGCCTCCAGCGCACTTACCAGCACGGCAATGCCGGCCTCGGCCAGCGCGGCGCGGTGCCGGCTCCAGAAGGCCAGCTCGCCGTCGCGGGTGGGAATAATGTGTCCAATGCCGTGGTCGAGGCAGTAGCGGATGATTTCCGGCAGGTGCTCATCGGCGGTGGCCGGCATATGCCAGAATGCATCGGTGAAGTGCTGGGCCAGGCAGGCATGGTTCATGTCGCCGCCTACTACTTTCATGTCGGGGTGCAGGCGTTTCGCAGCGGCCTGCACGGCGCGCACCAGTGGCACCTTGGCCGCTACGCTACTGATGAGCACATGGCCGGGCGCTTTAGTGGCCGGAGCATCGCCCCGGGCTTGCTCGTAGGCGATGATTTGGGGGATGGCCAATTCCAACGTGGTGGGCGGCAGCCAATCTATCTGGCTCGACCACCGCGTCATATCGGCCTGCGAGGCTTCGAATGGAATATCCGACGCCACGTACTTGGCCCGCAGGTCGGGGAAGTTTTGCCGCAGTACCTCCACTACTTCGCTCACGCGGCGGGCTTGGCCAGTGCCCAGGTTGATGATGCCCGTCACGGTTTCGGCCGCGGCGAGGCGCAGCATACCTTCGGCCGTGTCGGCGGCGTAGAGGTAGTCGAAGAACGACTCGGCGCCATACACCGTGATTTCTTCGCCAGCCAGCAGCATGCGCACCCAGCGCGAGGTGATGTCGCGCCCGTTGCGGCCGTAGCCGCGGTAGATGCGCGGAATGGCCGTGCTGAACTGCTCGCCCCGAAAGGTTTGCAAAAAGCGCAGCTCAATTTCGTGCGCCAGCTTGGCCATGCCCGTCAGGTTGCGGGGCAGGATGGGGTCGTCTTCGCGCAGGCTGCGGGCCTGGGCCGGCACCTCGGCAAAGTTGTAGAGCGCGGGGTCGTATATGAGGTAGCTCGAGGCAAACACCACGCGGCGGAGCGAAGGCAGGTCCTTCTGCACCGTCATCAGGTGGTGGCTCAGGCGCACGTTGTGCTGGAAGTTCTCTTCCCAGAACCCGTAGGTTTCCGTTGAGCGCTCGAAAGTGGCCGCGAGGTGGATGAACAGGTCGGGCCCGAAAGCGCCGATTTCCTGCTCGGTGAGGTAGTTCAGGTCGCCCTGCCGGTATTGGAAGCGGACCGGGAAATCCGCCGGCCGGGGCTTGATGTCGCCGACCAACACCTGAATATCGGCGGGCAAGGTAGCCAGGCGGCGCACCATTTCCTGGCCAATAACGCCGGCGCCGCCGCTGATGAAAATTCGTTTAAAGGGCAGAACCAAAGGTTGTGGCATAGTCGGTGGCCAGTTGGCCGTGCATCAGTGAGTCGGCAAAGGTATCCGGAGCCAGGCGCACGTGCTGGCGCAGGCGCCCTTCGAGCCGGAAGCCAGCTTCTTCCAGGATGGCGACGTGCGCGGGCCGGATGTCGTAGGTCTCGGTGAACAAGCGGTTGAATTTCAGCCCAACAAAAGCGGCCTGGCCCAACAGGCGCAGGTGGGCGAGAAAGTCATCCCGGTATGTTTCCGGCGCCGCAGCCCGCGCGGGATCGGCCAGAAAGGAGACTTCGGCCCGGCTGTCGGGCCAAGAGATGTGCACGAGGCCCCCATAGGCTACCAGCTCGTCGTGGTGCAGAAGTGAAAAGAGCAGTTGCCCCGGCTTTTCCTGGTCAAACAAAGGCATTACCACACGCTGGAAATAAGCGTCTTGCTGCTCGGCCGTGAGCGGCTCGGCTTGGCGCAGCACCTCCAGCTGGGCATTGCGCCAGGCCCGGATGGGCTCCCGGTCTTCGTAGCGAATGGGAATGAGCCGGTAGTTTTCCCAGCGGTGTTCGGTTTGGGGGAGGGGGATGTAGGTGGTCAAGGCAAACGGTAGATGCGTGGCCGTAAAAAGGCCGTCATGCTGAGCGCAGCCGAAGCATCTCGCTCGCATGGTTAAACGATTGGTTTAGTGACAGCACGCGAGATGCTTCGGCTGCGCTCAGCATGACGTGCTAATTAGAATCAGATAACCAAGTAAGAAATCAGCGGATTGAGCGGGCTGCGGCGCAGGGCGTAGTTGGCCACGCCGAATACCTCGTCGAAGGCCAGCGTCTCGCCGGGGAATTCCGGGCAGTTAAGCTCATCAAACGCCACCACGGCGCCCTTGGTCAGGCGGGGGCGGATGGCTTCGAGGCAGGCCTTGGTGGGGGCATAGATGTCGAAGTCGAAGTAGGCGAAGGCGATGACGGTTTCGGGGTGGTCCTTCAGGTAGCGGGGCACGGTTTCGGAGGCGTCGCCGGCCACCAGCTCAAACTTGCGCTTGTGCGGAATGGGGCTGTCGGCCTCGTGCAGGGCCAGGATGTGGGAGAGGTATTCCTGGTAGTTCTTCGTCACGCCGTAGTCGCCTTCTTTCACCTGGTCGCCGTCCTTGGGGTCTACCGACGGAAAGCCGCCGAAAGTGTCGAAGCCAATGATTTTGCGGTTGTAATTGAACGGCTCGTAGATGCCGCGCAGTGCGTGCATCAAAGCCAGGTTCTGGCCCCAGCGCACGCCAAACTCCATGGCCACGCCGTGCACCGGAATGATTTGCTGGTAGAGCTCCGTGAAAAACAGCAGGCGCGAAAACGTTTGCCGGTTCAGGTACAGCCCCAGGTTGTTGAGCAGCTCGGTGTTGGGGATGGGCGACTCGCGCAGGGTTTGGGCGAAGTTTTCGCGGCGGGCCTGCTCGGGAACAGGGGCTCCGCTGAGGACGGAAATGGGGGCGGTGGCGGACATAAGAAAAGCTGAGCGGCGACTACGCCGGCTGCAAAAATGCGACAATACTGCGGCCCAAGCCTACGCCGGCCATGGCCTCGTAGTAGGCCGCCACGGCGGGCAGCGGGGCGGTGCGCAGCAACAGGTTGTCCTGCTCGACACGGGCGCGGTGGGCGCTTTTGCCGGCCGCACGGTCCATTACGTAGTTGGTAGCTGGGTTTAGCAGGTTAAGGTCAATGGGTTGGTCGGCAATGGCTTTTGAAACGTGCCAGCCAGTGGCCTGGGCCAGGTTGCGCAGGCCGGTTTGGTTGAAGTAGGAAAGGTGGTCGGGCAGTACCACCCAGAACGGCCGGTCGATGTGGCCACCGTCGAGTAAGTGCTGCTGCAGGGCCGAAAAATCGTTGGGCACGTCCACCATCAGCACGCCATTGGGCTTCACCAGCGCCCGGCAAAGGCGGAATAACTCAGCGGGCTCGAGTACGTGCTCCAGCACATTGTCCAGCCACAGCACATCAAACTGCTGGCCCGCCGCCACGAGCTTTTCCAGTTCCTCGTACAAGTCGCCGGTGCGCAGCCGCTCCCGCAGCGCCGGATGAAACTTCTCCAGGCTGAAGCTGCTGAAATCCATCCCAAGCACCTCCCAGCCCTGGCGCTGAAAATAATCTAAGGCCCAGCCTTCGCCACAGCCAATATCGAGGAAAGACCCAGCGGGAAGTTGAGCTACATCTGTTGCTTCAGCAGCTGATGCCTCAACGTCGCTGGTGCCTTGGTTGCGCAAATCCGCCAGCACCCAGTGCCGCAGCTTCAGCTTGCCCTCAATGTGCTCCAGCTCTTCGGGCGGGTAGCTGGCCTGGTAGGTGGTCAAATTTTCCTGGTAGTAGCGCTGGGCGTAGTAATCGCGCAGCTCCTCCGGCGTGGGCTTGTGCTTGATTTCGTAAAAGCCAAACTCGTTCAGGCGCAGGGTATCGGGCAGGTTCATGTGGTTTTTTGCTCGATGTGCGCGTTCAGAGCCATGATTTCGGGGTGGGCTTCGAGCAGGGCCAGCAGGTCGGCCACGCGAAGCTCTGCCGCGCCGTATTGCTCAATCAGGGCGCGCAGTACTTCGTAGTCTTCGGCCGTGTCGAGCGTGATGCGGAAGCGGCTGAGGTCGCCGCCGGGCCATACTTCGTCGCGGTAAATCACGCGGCCGGCCGTGGCCGGTTTGGCCTTGATATAGGGCGTCACGTGCTCCCGCTCGTAGGGCAGCGTGGCATTGGCATAGGCTTCGGCCAGCAGCTCCATCGAGAAAATCTCGAAGTCGAGTCCCCGGGGAAAGGTGCGGACGATGGAGTTGGAGCGGTAAACCAGCGGGTTGCCTTCCTCGAGGTAGCGCGCCACGGCAGCCCCAATCAGGGGGCCATCCACCAAAGGGCAGTCACTGGTGACGCGTACAATGACGTCGAGGTCGAATTTCTGAGCCGTTTCGTAGTAGCGGGCCAGCACGTCAGCTTCACTGCCGCGGTGGTAGGGCAGCTGGTTGGCTTCGGCGTAGGCGGCCAGCACGTCGTCGGCGGGCTCAGTGGTGGTGGCCAGGATTACGGGCAGGCCACTTTGGCACAGCCGGGTCACGTGATAGTCGAGCAGCGGGCGGCCCGCGGCGGGCAGCAGCACCTTACTTGGTAGCCGGGTGCTGCCCATCCGCACCTGCGAAATGATTCCGGCGCGCTGCATCAGGCGGTGGTTTTCTCGAGCAGGTACACCACGTCCTGGTTGCCGCGCTCGGCGTCGTTGATGTAGGGGTATAGCTTCTGCTTCACGAGGCGCAGCTCCGGGAAATTATCCAGGAAGACCTGGGCAAAGTCGGTTTTCCAAAGGAAACCTTCGTTGCCGCGGTACTTGATGGGCGTGGTTTCGGGGGCGTAGTACTCGTAGCCCATGATGTAGCGGCTGGAGCAGCGCACCATTTCGCCCATGATGCGCGGCAGGTCTTCGGGCGCAATGTGAATGAGCACGCCGTTGGTGCATACCACGTCGAAGTAATTGTCTTTGAACGGCAGGTCGAAGCCGCTGCCTTGCAGGATGTTCACCCCCCGTACAAAGTCGCGCGCCTTCTCCACGGCGTATTGCTGCAGCTCAATGCCGTACAGGTTGGTGAAGCCAGCGGCTTGCAACCCCACCAGCTGCATGCCGGTGTTGCAGCCCACTTCCAGAATACGGGCATCGCGCGGCAGGTCACTGAGGAATTCGGCGTTCATCTCCAGCTTGGTATGGCCGTAGAGGTCGCGGTAAAAGGCGTTCCACTCGTCGAGCGGGCGGGAGTTGCGGTCGGTGTATTCCCGGCCGAAATCGCCGGCCCAGAAATCCTCTTGTTGGGTGTGCTGCAAGGTTATTTGGCAATTAAAGAACGTCATGCTGAGCGCAGGCGAAGCATCTCTACCGCTTCGTTGAATCGATTGAATTACTGCTGCAATAGAGATGCTTCGGCTCCGCTCAGCATGACGTGCTGTGATATAGTTTTATTCTTCGTGCTTCTGGACAAATTCCGAAATGCACGCTACCACATAGTCCTGTTCTTCATCCGTCAAGGTCGGGAAAAGCGGAATGCTGAGGCAGTGGGCATAGTAGTCTTCCACCAATGGAAAGTCGCCCGCTTTCCAGCCCAAGCCCTCATAATAGGGCATGCGGTGCACCGGGATGTAGTGCACCTGGGCAAAAATCTGTTTGGTTTTGAGGAAGTCGTAGAGGCCTTTGCGGTTGGCTACCTCGATGACGTAGAGGTGGTAGGCGTGGCCGGGGCGGCCGGGAGCCAGCACTCTCACGCCGGGCACTGGGGCAAAAGCGGCGTCGTAGCGGGCGGCTAGCGCCCGGCGACGAGCCAAGCCTTCGTCGGCGCGGGCGAGCTGGCTCAGGCCGAGGGCGCAGTTGAGGTCGGGCAGGCGGTAGTTGTAGCCCAATTCCTGCATTTCCATGTACCAACCGCCATCGGGCTCGCGCTTGAGGTCGGCGGGGTCGCGGGTGATGCCGTGGGTGCGCAGGCGCAGCAAGTGGTGAAACAGCGGCTCGCTGTTGGTGGTAATCATGCCGCCCTCGCCGGTGGCAATGTGTTTGACCGGGTGGAAGCTGAAAATGGCCAGGGCGGCAAAGTTGCCGTTGCCGCAAAGCTGCTCCCGGCCCTTGGAGTCAATGAAAAAACCGCCCGGGGCATGGCAGGAGTCTTCAATTATCCAAAGACCAAACTCGTCGGCGAGCTGGCGGGCCGCTTCCAAATCGACGGCCAGCCCGGCAAAATCCACGGGAATCAAGCCCGTGAAGTAGCCTTTGGGGTGCGCCTCGAGCAGCGCCCGAACCCTCAGCAAATCGATAAGCCCGGTGGCGGGGTCAATGTCCGCGAAATGAACCTCGCCGCCGCAGTAGCGCACGCAGTTGGCCGAGGCCGCAAACGTGAGGGGCGTGGTGATAACGCGCTGGCCCGGCTGCACATTGAGCGCCAGGGCGCAAAGGTGCAGGGCTGCCGTGCCGTTGCTCACGGCCACGGCATACCTGGCGCCTACGTAGGCAGCGAATTGCTTCTCAAACTCGGCCACGGTGGGGCCTTGCGTGAGGTAGTCGGCGTGCAGGGCCGCCGTCACGGCCGCTACATCGGCGTCCGTAATGTGTTGGCGGCCGTAGGGCAGGGCCCGGGTAGGCTGGAAGGCTGTTTCAGGCATGGGCCGGTGAGAAGTTAGACAGCGAAATGGGCGTCGACGTGCAGCCGGATTTCGTCCCGAATCTGCTCGGCGTTGAGCCATTCTTGGTTGTTGGCCGAGTCGTAATGGAAGCCCAACGGCACGCGCTTGCCGTTGAATTCGGCAATGAACTTGTCCACGTCCCAGGTCGGCATCGACGGCAGGATGACGTAGTAGCGGTCCAGCTCCACGGTGCTCAGGGCGTCGGTTTCGGTAATCATGGCCTCGTGCAGCTTCTCGCCGGGGCGGATGCCCACAATCTGCTGCTCGCACTCCGGGCCGATGGCGCGGGCCACTTCCGTGATTTTGTAGCTGGGGATTTTGGGTACGAATATCTCGCCGCCCCAGGAGTGCTCCAGCGCATACAGCACCAAATCCACGCCTTCTTCGAGCGAGATGTTGAAGCGCGTCATGTCGGGGTGGGTGATGGGCAGCACGCCTTTGTGGCGCTCCTGCAAAAAGAACGGTACTACCGACCCGCGCGAGCCGATTACGTTGCCGTAGCGCACCACCGAAAAGCGTAGGTCGCGCGCGCCTTTCATGTTGTTGGCGGCCACAAAGAGCTTGTCCGAGCAGAGCTTGGTGGCGCCGTAGAGGTTGATGGGGGCCGCGGCTTTGTCGGTGCTCAGGGCCACTACTTCCTTCACGCCGCAGTCGAGGGCGGCGTTGATGACGTTCTCGGCCCCGAAGATGTTGGTCTTGATGCACTCCATCGGGTTGTACTCGGCGGCGGGCACTTGCTTGAGGGCCGCGGCGTGAATCACGATGTCGATGCCTTCGCAGGCGCGGTGCATGCGCTCGCCATCGCGCACATCGCCTATGAAATAGCGGATGGCCGGGTACTTGGCCGGGCTAAACTCCTGGCTCATTTCGTACTGCTTGAGCTCGTCGCGCGAGAACACCACGAGGCGCTTCACCTGCGGGAATTTTTCGAAAACGGTGCGCACGAACTGCTTGCCGAACGAGCCGGTGCCGCCCGTAACGAGGATGGATTTGTGGTTGAGGTCGAGAGCCATGAAAAAGGGGAAGCCGAATAGGACCACAAAAGTAGGTGAATGCGGGTTGGCTGCCTCACCTGCCATAGTGGTGCGGGCTTTTCCAGCGGCCAACTATTTGCCAGTCATACGGCTGCGTCTTTTGGCTTAACCGGTAATTCCCATGGATTCCTATTCGCAAATCGTTATTTCGGCCGTGGAAGCGGCCCGGCATTCCGTCGTGAAGATTGACGTACGGAAGAAAAACAAGCAGCAAAAACTGGCCCCGGTAGGGTCGGGCTCCGGGTTTTTGTTTTCCACCGACGGCTACGTCTTCACCAACAGCCACGTGGTGCACGGGGCGGAAGACATCCGCCTCACCTTCACCGACGGGGGCGAGCACCCGGCCACGCTGGTCGGCGAAGACCCCGATTCGGACCTGGCCCTGCTGCACACGCCGGCCGCGGGGCACCCGGCCGCCCGGCTCGGCGACTCCGCGGCCATTCAAATCGGCCAGCTTGTCATTGCCATTGGCAACCCCTACGGCTTCCAGCACACCGTAACCAGCGGCGTGGTGAGTGCGCTGGGCCGTACCCTGCGCACCGAAACCGGGCGCCTGATTGACAACATCATCCAGACCGATGCCGCCCTGAACCCCGGCAATAGCGGCGGGCCGCTTATCGACGCCGACGGGCAGGTGCTGGGCGTGAACACGGCCACCATTCGGGGCGCGCAGGGGCTGTGCTTTGCCATCGGCATCAACACGGCCACGACCATTCTGCCCGCCCTGCTCACCGAAGGACGGGTGCGGCGCGGCTACCTGGGGCTCATGACCCAGCAGATTGCCCTGCACCCGCGGGTGGTGAACTTTCACCAATTGCCCACCCACCAGGCCTTGTTTGTGGTGAGTGTGGAGGCGGGCTCGCCAGCCGAGGTGGGCGGCCTGCGCGAAGGCGACTTTGTGGTGGCATTTGCCGACCAGCCCGTGGCCAGCAGCGACGACCTGTTCCGGTTGCTGACGCACGAAAAAATCGGGGCGTTTCATTACCTCACCGTCCTGCGCGGCCAGCAAATACTCGACCTGCGCATCACGCCCGTCGACAACAGCGCGGGCCAGGCCCGGGTGCGGCCAGTGGCCGCGTAAGTGGCGGGAAGGGAGC
This region of Hymenobacter sedentarius genomic DNA includes:
- a CDS encoding alpha/beta fold hydrolase, which translates into the protein MELHFVRRGTGRPLLLVHGIGGSWRSWNTIIDALAAERDVIAVDLPGHGETPQLNGIHSIATLADAVTGFLTQHDLLGIDAVGSSMGARLVLELARRGGVLGAVVSLDPGGFWQGWQIPFFYHSVDVSVKLVKALQPVMPALASSAVGRTVLLPQFSARPWAVDAQQARDEMYTFAHSPAFDELLDQLAHGEAQQGAAKGSIPGPLLIGWGRQDRVCLPSQSKRALAKFPDARLYWFEHCGHFPQWDQPAEATRLILAVTNRQPFTDASIARARPAVPAPALAKAAVGGPRWRCWPAASGCFRRGGKGAGSPARNRTAARWRPGLPGTKKPRPFSRTEALSN
- a CDS encoding HAD family hydrolase translates to MPVLVFDLDDTLYPELSYVHSGFRAVAEFLSPLLGVPAEALAAGMIAEEATMGRGEVFDNVLHQHGRWSKALVGACLRTYRHHIPALALYPDAERCLTRFSSQPLYIVTDGHKEVQARKVTGLGLAGRVRHAYLTNRYGRHRAKPDPHVFDLICRREHVAPGEVIYVGDNPRKDFVGIKPLGFRTVRIMRGNYAHLEADEAHEAHRRIHSLDELTEDFVTSLCTPPRELAA
- a CDS encoding NAD-dependent epimerase/dehydratase family protein, yielding MVLPFKRIFISGGAGVIGQEMVRRLATLPADIQVLVGDIKPRPADFPVRFQYRQGDLNYLTEQEIGAFGPDLFIHLAATFERSTETYGFWEENFQHNVRLSHHLMTVQKDLPSLRRVVFASSYLIYDPALYNFAEVPAQARSLREDDPILPRNLTGMAKLAHEIELRFLQTFRGEQFSTAIPRIYRGYGRNGRDITSRWVRMLLAGEEITVYGAESFFDYLYAADTAEGMLRLAAAETVTGIINLGTGQARRVSEVVEVLRQNFPDLRAKYVASDIPFEASQADMTRWSSQIDWLPPTTLELAIPQIIAYEQARGDAPATKAPGHVLISSVAAKVPLVRAVQAAAKRLHPDMKVVGGDMNHACLAQHFTDAFWHMPATADEHLPEIIRYCLDHGIGHIIPTRDGELAFWSRHRAALAEAGIAVLVSALEAINRCIDKLEFSTFGQENGLPIIPAALGLDALGITTDVHGSATPGFVVKERHGAGSLSLGLNLPEAAALTHAHALQEPIFQPFVEGREISVDAYVDRSGKVRGLVPRTRDVIIHGESQITTTLDAPGLVSRLVPIVEKLGLYGPLVLQALLTPDGGLHIIECNCRFGGASTLGIAAGVDSFFWFLQEAAEADLNLFPFQPAAGPLRQVRAAADIIMRNFE
- a CDS encoding GNAT family N-acetyltransferase, producing the protein MTTYIPLPQTEHRWENYRLIPIRYEDREPIRAWRNAQLEVLRQAEPLTAEQQDAYFQRVVMPLFDQEKPGQLLFSLLHHDELVAYGGLVHISWPDSRAEVSFLADPARAAAPETYRDDFLAHLRLLGQAAFVGLKFNRLFTETYDIRPAHVAILEEAGFRLEGRLRQHVRLAPDTFADSLMHGQLATDYATTFGSAL
- a CDS encoding TylF/MycF/NovP-related O-methyltransferase, encoding MSATAPISVLSGAPVPEQARRENFAQTLRESPIPNTELLNNLGLYLNRQTFSRLLFFTELYQQIIPVHGVAMEFGVRWGQNLALMHALRGIYEPFNYNRKIIGFDTFGGFPSVDPKDGDQVKEGDYGVTKNYQEYLSHILALHEADSPIPHKRKFELVAGDASETVPRYLKDHPETVIAFAYFDFDIYAPTKACLEAIRPRLTKGAVVAFDELNCPEFPGETLAFDEVFGVANYALRRSPLNPLISYLVI
- a CDS encoding class I SAM-dependent methyltransferase, whose protein sequence is MNLPDTLRLNEFGFYEIKHKPTPEELRDYYAQRYYQENLTTYQASYPPEELEHIEGKLKLRHWVLADLRNQGTSDVEASAAEATDVAQLPAGSFLDIGCGEGWALDYFQRQGWEVLGMDFSSFSLEKFHPALRERLRTGDLYEELEKLVAAGQQFDVLWLDNVLEHVLEPAELFRLCRALVKPNGVLMVDVPNDFSALQQHLLDGGHIDRPFWVVLPDHLSYFNQTGLRNLAQATGWHVSKAIADQPIDLNLLNPATNYVMDRAAGKSAHRARVEQDNLLLRTAPLPAVAAYYEAMAGVGLGRSIVAFLQPA
- a CDS encoding cytidylyltransferase domain-containing protein, with protein sequence MQRAGIISQVRMGSTRLPSKVLLPAAGRPLLDYHVTRLCQSGLPVILATTTEPADDVLAAYAEANQLPYHRGSEADVLARYYETAQKFDLDVIVRVTSDCPLVDGPLIGAAVARYLEEGNPLVYRSNSIVRTFPRGLDFEIFSMELLAEAYANATLPYEREHVTPYIKAKPATAGRVIYRDEVWPGGDLSRFRITLDTAEDYEVLRALIEQYGAAELRVADLLALLEAHPEIMALNAHIEQKTT
- a CDS encoding pseudaminic acid biosynthesis-associated methylase: MTFFNCQITLQHTQQEDFWAGDFGREYTDRNSRPLDEWNAFYRDLYGHTKLEMNAEFLSDLPRDARILEVGCNTGMQLVGLQAAGFTNLYGIELQQYAVEKARDFVRGVNILQGSGFDLPFKDNYFDVVCTNGVLIHIAPEDLPRIMGEMVRCSSRYIMGYEYYAPETTPIKYRGNEGFLWKTDFAQVFLDNFPELRLVKQKLYPYINDAERGNQDVVYLLEKTTA
- the pseC gene encoding UDP-4-amino-4,6-dideoxy-N-acetyl-beta-L-altrosamine transaminase; the protein is MPETAFQPTRALPYGRQHITDADVAAVTAALHADYLTQGPTVAEFEKQFAAYVGARYAVAVSNGTAALHLCALALNVQPGQRVITTPLTFAASANCVRYCGGEVHFADIDPATGLIDLLRVRALLEAHPKGYFTGLIPVDFAGLAVDLEAARQLADEFGLWIIEDSCHAPGGFFIDSKGREQLCGNGNFAALAIFSFHPVKHIATGEGGMITTNSEPLFHHLLRLRTHGITRDPADLKREPDGGWYMEMQELGYNYRLPDLNCALGLSQLARADEGLARRRALAARYDAAFAPVPGVRVLAPGRPGHAYHLYVIEVANRKGLYDFLKTKQIFAQVHYIPVHRMPYYEGLGWKAGDFPLVEDYYAHCLSIPLFPTLTDEEQDYVVACISEFVQKHEE